CGAACCGAGAACCAAAGGGGTGCCACTAGAGCCCCTAACCACTAGGCTAGAGACTCGTTCGCAACAAGGTAATTATGATCAAAGTTTAGTTAACGAAGGAAGTTTGATCATTCATATAGTAAAAcgtcatgtatgaaaaaagaGCTCAAGTAGATTCcaatatattttatttttcaaggAAGAAAGATCATTTGCATATTTGCGAGCCATGTAATTAAGTAACAGCGGAACACGAATCATGAGGCGTCGTCATAAGTACGTATGGATGATCACACATGGATGGCATGAGTGTGGTATATGTGCCTATATATAGCTACCTAGCTGTAGCTGGTAATGCATTGTTGTGCTAGCTTCACTGCACACTGCACTGGTACTACCTTCCACACCAACACACCCGACATTGTACATATCAATATTTGGCACGTTGACACGAAGACGACACGCTTGAAGCCCCTGTCTTtcaacagttttttttctctgttaGAGTATTAGTTGCCGTCGTCGGCAAGCAATGTATTTCTGTGCTTCGTATTTTCTCATAGCTACGTACCTTTCCATCGACGAAGACTTTAGCATCGATGGCAAGTTAACGTACGGAGTGACAGGTACTACTTTATACCAAAGAAAAatgagagagggaggggccAAAACATGGGGGCAAATTATGGCTGGACAGCGTATTCTGATTCGAAAggaaaaaactaaaatcatTCCATCAGTATCTTCCAGCTACAATGTTACCAAGCTATCATGTCATGTCACATGCATGGTGCAGTACGAAAGAGAAATCTAACCGATCACGTAGCTATTGCTAGTAACTCTAATCCCCGTCGGTGCCGCACGACTGAGGAAATCCAAGGACGATTACTGTCGCTGGCGCCTCTCGTCTCCGTCCGATGATGTGATCTcctcaagaaaagaaaaaaaagtcgaCGTGGCAGTCGCCGCCTCACACGGAGAATTGAAACGGAAATAGACGTTTCTGCAAGTTCTCGGTTGTCCTGAGTTCTTGGAGAATCCAATCACGGAAATAGTGTTTTGACAGTGTGCAATTTTAGAAAGGATCTGcccacacaaaaaaagttgtagatttattctaaaaaaaatagttgtaGATTATATATGCAAAGGTTAGTACACTCAAGCCGATCATAGATACGCATGTCTTTGGGCGCGTTTCAGTACGTAGATACATATGTTTCTGAAATTCTGGACTGGACAAAGCTGAGACAGCTAATTTGGATCCGATGGAATAGTAAAAGTTAAGTtttcaagtttgcactaaatgCACGTTGAATAGATGTTTCCCGTATGAGAATACTCGGTAACAAAGATCCAAAGGTCTTGAGTGTGTGAtcaagtttttctttctttctagaaTATACCTAAGCGGGTGTATCATAGATTAGAGCAAAGAAGCCCACGGAGCAGCAAGTACATGGATTTATTATTACAACTTAACTGGTATATCTCCATGTTAAACCACACACGATAATCCTATTTTGTCCACTATCCCTAATGAATTTCGTCTATCTCAAAATTTTGCCTTCTTTCCTGATCGATGATGTGATCTTGGCCACGCTTGGACTCTCGCCATCAAACACCACTCTATTCCCGTGTTTCCATATAGACCAGCATATCAGTGCTACAACTCTAGCGAAGTCCTATCTCTTCTCACCTTCAAGTGTGATCGATCAAGGTTGTTGAAAAAGCCAGGGTGTTGGTATTTCTCAGGCGCCTGATTTAAGTAAAAGACTTAAATCTCAGTCGACGCATAATAGCTGTTAGATTAATATTTAGATGTCTTCCCCACTCTTCACTCTTGCATGTGATgtcgttggattaaaatccaAAGGGCAAGCACATCGACCGATCTATAACTAAAAATCAAGCGACTTCTTGATAGCAAAACCAAAAATATATCAAGCAAACTTACAAATAGATGTTAATAAATCAATCCATATTCGACGTAGGAATCGCTGGCTCCGTGCTAGCTTGTTCTACACTTCTCAAACCAGCAGATCTTCAACTTGCTTTGATGATGTGCAACAAATTGGAGAAAGTTTTCAGGGATATGTTTACCTTACCCACCATGGTTAGCGCCGTCTAGTCTCCGTCCTGGGGCTGCTTAGAGTTGTTTCGTTTCATTCGTTGTAACAAGTTTGTTTGGAGCTTGTTGGTTTTGTGTGCTTTCGGCGCAGAAACAAGGTGTAATACTCCGTGGTTGTATCGTTCTATATATATAACATTGAAATCCATAATAAAAACTTTCATTTTCCAAAAAAGAATCGCCGGACAAACGAAGACATGTGTGCGCCTCTCTAGTCGTGGTCTTTCCTCACATGATCGATACCCAGAGCCACAAACGTCTAATCATCCCCTGAGGCCCTGATCAATCCATCGAGCCAACTGTTTTATTGCCGGCCGTCATTACTCACCAATTTTACACGGCCGCGATGTGAGCGAGCGTAGCGTCCAGTGATTCCACCAACCGCGAGCGCCCCCGGCAGTTCTATTTAAACCAACGGGGAACCCTCACCGAAACCACCGCGCCGATCGACCGCAAACGTCAGTAGCACTAGCACAAAGTACAAATCAGCTACTGATCAGTGTAGTAGCTGGTGTAGCTAGCTAACAATGGTGATGACGGTGGAGGTGCTGACGTCGGAGCTGGTCGTCCCGGCGGAGCCGACGCCGGGGGGCAGCATCTGGCTGTCCAACCTCGACCTGGCCGGCCGCAGAGGCTACACGCCCACCGTCTACTTCTTCCGCCCCAACAACGGCAGCGATGAGTCCACGGAGGGCTTCTTCTCGCCGGAGGCCATGAAGGCCAGCCTCGCGAGAGCCCTGGTGGCCTTCTACCCGCTGGCGGGCCGCCTGGGCCTGGACGCCGCGTCCGGCCGCGTCCAGGTGGACTGCACGGCCGAGGGCGTGGTGTTCGCCACGGCGCGCTGCCAGGACTACTCCCTGGAGGACCTGATGAACGAGTTCGTGCCCTGCGACGCGATGCGCGACCTGCTGGtgccgcccacgccgccgccgaacccGCCGTGCGCGCTGCTGTTCGTGCAGGTCACCCGCAtgcgctgcggcggcgccgtgctcGGCCAGGCCATGCACCACTCCGTCGTCGATGCGCGCGGCGCGGCCCTCTTCTTTGAGACCTGGGCCGGCATCTCCCGCGGCGCGAAAGACTGCTTGCCCGTGCCGCCATGCTTCGACCACAcgctcctcgccgcgcgcccgGCCCCCGCGCGCGCAGTGCTGTACGACCACCCGGAGTACAAGCCCGAGCCGGCTCCCGTGGACCCCGTGTCGGCGTCCGCGGCGTACGCGAGCGCCATCATCACGGTGACGAAGCAGCAGGTGGCCGCGCTCCGGGCGCGGTGCGTGGGCGCGTCCACGTTCCGCGCCGTGGTAGCCCTGGTCTGGCAGTGCGCGTGCCGGGCGCGCGGCCTGGCCTCAAACGCCGAGACGCGGCTCTACTCCATGGTCGACATGCGCGCCAGGCTCGAcccgccgctcccggcgggGTACTTCGGCAACGCCGTGGTGCGCACGTCGGTGTCGGCCACCGTGGACGAGATCGTGTCCAGCCCCGTGGTGCACGCGGCGCGGCTGGCCAGGGCGGCCACGAGCCAGGGGGACGACTACGCGCGGTCGCTGGTGGACTACCTGGAAGGCGTGGACACGATGAACCTGCCACGGAGCGGCATCTCGCGCGCGCACCTCCGGGCCATCAGCTGGATGGGAATGTCGCTCAGCGACGCCGACTTCGGCTGGGGCGCGCCGGCGTTCATGGGGCCCGCGCTCATGTACTACAGCGGCTTCGTGTACGTGATGAACGCGCCGGGGAAAGACGGCGCGCTGGCGCTCGTGCTGTCGCTGGAGCCCGACAGCATGCCGGAGTTCAGGAAGGTGTTCGCCGATGAGCTGGCTCGCCTCCACCTCTAAATATCGCTACGCACTTAATTACGCATCCATAGAGGTCCGTTAATGAActacacgtacgtacgtacgctcAGTTGCCATGCATGCGTGTGACGTGCATGGACCGGTAAATATATTCTCCGCATGCAACGTACGTTCTCTCCATGCATGCCGGATTGGCCTTGGCCATTCACGGGCATGCATCGCCGGTACATGCATGCGAAATATGCCAGTCAAGCTGGTCCGGCCACGTCGTGAAGTGTTATTTGGTTGGTATATATAAGCCATATATTTATACGTTTTTGTACTGCAATAAGACCTGAAGAAAATATTATTGGAGTGGGCTGTGTAATCTCAAAGCCGATATATCAAGAGATAGTCGTTTACTCGTTTGCATATGTAACCCTGGTGTCCGTACCGTCCTCAACTTTCAGCTTTGGGTCCGGACAATGATTTATACCCAACTATACACGCCGTGCATCATGTGAATCTGCACAACTTTTATGTGCCTACCAAGCTTGAGATCTGGACGTTGTCGTACGAGATACCCACTTCTCTCCATCATGGTATCCGGACGTACTGCCTGTGTGTGCATGTGCTTTAGCTGGCCGGTTGCGGCCAGAACTCGTATATCATGTCGTGCACTTGCTAGCCAGCAGGAGCGTAGAGATAATTATTTTTCAGTCTTCTTTTTTATACATCTGACTTACATTAATTTTATACGAATCGAATAAAAAagttgttatcatcgactgagaaataactatttgttAGACCACTCATAAATAGACACTCCCTTCTCCTAATTAAGCTGGTAACAACACGATGGAACCATGGTTGCAGGAATAGGATCAACTATATATATCAAGAGGCGTAGAACGATACTACCCACGCGCATTATCCACCAAACGCGCGCCAGATGGAGACATGAGTCATGTATGGTGTCTACTTTACTTGTTGCGCTTGTGCGCTGTGATTAAATTTCCATGCACATAGTACCTAACATCTTTTACAATAAGACGACTACTACACAAAAAACTCGGCTTTGCTCCATAATAAGGTTTCGGGTCAGCAATGCAGGTCCAGAACCTTTGAAAGTACGTTGAACGAATCCTTTTCCAGGAGAATTTAGTACTTCTACATCCAATCCAAGCACAAATTCCACACTTTAGCCATAATGATAGGATTAGATCGAGCTAATTAAAATCCACCAAGGGGGCAGGGCAGGTACGGCCGGTAGCTAGGCTAGGCCAGGCAGATATCGCGCGCCACCCAAGGGTTGGTGGATTAGATAGATGGAAGAAAAAGACGGACCCGCCCGGCATGGAGAGCTAGACGAGAGAGGCAACCCTGCCTGCCGGCCAGTTTATGTACACCAACCCCCGATTCTTTTGCTCTAAGCCGGAATCAAATGTTTGACTGCGTACGTGGGTCTCATGATTAGCTGCACCACTAGTTAGCTGGCTAGCCACTTCTTCACTTACAAGTAAGCTGACAATTAAACAATTGCACAACCGCGCACTGGGTTCTGAATCCTTGTGTGGTAAGGTTGCAGACAGGAGAAAAAGAGAACGATGCTTGTATATGTGAAACTAGCTCGGCGTATTGCTCGGACGATTGAGAAAGTGGTTGTTTCTGGATTGACATTGTCGTCCGATCAGGATTTTCTTCCccacaaaataataataatgcttgttttattaaaaaaatattgaactTAACCCACAATGAACCTGTGACCTCGGAATTAAGAGACATGGACTACAGGTTGTAGACAGAATTTATGAATGTGTAATGCATAATCatttccaaaaggaaaaaatatgtTTAAATTTGATAGAATATGATGTCTAACAAATTGTTCGGATTTTCTTGTTACCGCAAATCccggttcccgggaaggtaaAACGGAATCCGATAGTTAAAACCTTGCTTGTGACCAATTCTTATTCACTGGTAGCTAGTGAAATGTTCACTATTTTCAGTCTCTGCTCTAAGACTGCACGCAACAATGGAACTAATGAAAATGGCCTGCATCAACAAATGACCAAATAAAGAGTCGTAGCCTACCACTAGATGGTGCAATTATTTTTGACCTAGATTATGGGAGGGCTCCAAGGGTTAGCGCAAATACCATATGGTGAGCTGGGCATCCATCGATCTGTAAATTAACCTAGCTAGAAACTAGTACATGGGAGGTTCGTCGGACCGTCACGGAATGtagggacgcaaacaggaccCGCGAAAGGCCTCCTTCGgttcaattctcaaatctcttATTCAAAATTCGAGGAATAATTTAAATAGTAGGAGATTTGAAAAGTGAACGGGTAGTAGGCCATTCGTGGGATCCCGTTTTCATCtcttattcaaattttgagaaaaattTACATAGGAGATTTGAAAAGCAAACTGGTAGTGGACCGTTCGTGGGATCCCGTTTTCATCtcttattcaaattttgagcaaGAAAGAGGAGATTTGAAAAGTGAACTAGTATTGGGCCATTCGTGGGATTCCATTTTCATCTCTTACTCAAATTTTGAGCTCAATTTAAATAGAAGACTTGAAAAGTGAACTAGTAGTGAGCCGTTCAAgggatcccgtttgcatcAATAAAACACGTACGCCATAAAATATATGGCCCGGTCGGGACGTTGCACCCTTTTGTGGTGGAGCATCGTGTTTTCCTCATTAGTTAACACATTTTAAAATATTGATGTGGATGCTCCATCTAGTTCAGCCTCGAGGCCCAAGTGAGAGAAGTGAGTTGGTCCAAAAGTCAACCATTCCGGCAAATGAATGCTTGACACGGACATCGCTTCCTACACCTCAAGAAGTCGAAGCAAGCTTTCTTGTGGCACACACTACACAgtttaattactccctccgtcacatattgaGATTGATTTGCAAAGATCAAAGCAATTGTAGCCACATTGAGATTATTTGCAAAGATCATCTTCAACAAGAGCAAATTTCCAAAAATAAAACCGCAGAAGCAGACCGTGGATAGAGCGCATAAGCCAAAACGCCCAAAGGAACTCAGGAGCTGCATGTGAGTGAACGACAGCAATGTGAGTGGAGTGGACAGTGGAATACTCctggctgattttttttattttatttttagcgGGGCATACTCCTGGCACCTGGCTGATTGAGCTTTGGGGAGCAGAGAAGCAGAGCAAATGGTGGATGGGCCGGTCAGTTGGTGGGCCATGGGTGCGCACCATGCATAGCATATGGTCCATGAACGCAGTCAACCGTCCAAGTCTTAAAGTAGTCTGGGCCGGGGTTTTCCCACGGTGAAACTTGGTTGGTCTTCACTTATGCAGTTATACTCAGTGGAGGTTCGCGCGATTTTGGACCGAGTGATATGATTACTTGATTAGTAGACTTTGATAATTATGACTCCAGGTCTTCACTAGGATCGATGATGTGTCCTCCAAGTGACGTACAGGATTGCGCTCATCATCGACGTCATAATGCTGAATCCACGCCGTCTCTAACGAAGCGTACGATGCTGCCTGCATATGTGCAGAATCGTACGCAGACGACATTTTCAGATTAGCATATCtatgtactctctccatttcacaaaggttttcgtttcattaagacaaacGTTTGACCGaaaattactttattaatatgtaagttatatgatacgaaatcatgatcattagcaagaacttttaagGACAAAttcattgatataaatttcatgtatgaaaaaacacatattaatagaattTTCATTGATCAAAgatttgtcttaacgaaaaAAAATACGCCAACTTTGTGAAACGGAAGTAGCATGTAACAAGAGTCAGAACAATTGAATAATCATCTTAGGAGAAAGAGACCCAGTACACGGACTTAATTATACATAAAACAGAACAGCatcacgcatgcatgcatcaatgGACATTATTTATGCAACAAGCTACGTACAATCCATGCAAATCGACTCGACGTGGCATCGACGTGCTAGCTACACCCAAAACTACACCTCGACCTCGAGGCGGGCCAGCTCGTCGGCGAACGTCTTCTTGAACTCCGGCATGCTGTCGGGCTCCAGCGACAGCGCGAGAGCGACGGCGCCGTCCTTGCCCGGCGCGTTCATCACGTAAACGAAGCCACTGTAGTACATGAGCGCGGGCCCCATGAACGCCGGCGCGCCCCAGCCGAAGTCAGCGTCGCTGAGCGACATCCCCATCCAGCTGATGGCACGGAGGTGGGCGCGAGAGATGCCGCTCCTCGGCAGGTTCATCGTGTCCACCGTCTCCAGGTAGTCCACCAGCGACCGCGCGTAGTCGTCCCCCTGGCTCgtggccgcccgcgcgcgccgggcGCCGTAGGCGACGGGGCTGGACACCACTTCGTCCACGGTGACCACTGCCGACGTGCGGACCACCGCATTGCCGAAGTAGCCCTGAGGGAGCGGCGGGGCCAGGCGCGGGCGCATGTCGATCATGGAGTAGAGCCGCGTCTCGGCGCCGGGTGCCAGCGCGCGCGCCCGGCACGCGCATTGCCAGACCAGGGCCACCACGGCGCGGAACGTGGACGCGCCCGCGCACCGCGCCCTCAGCGCGGCCACCTGCTTCTTGCTCACGGTTATAATGGCGCTGGCGTACGTGGACGCCGACACGGGGGTAAcgtccaccggcgccggctccggcttGTACTCTGGGTGGTCGTACAGCACGGCGCGCGCCGGGTAAGGCCGGGCGTCGAGCAGCCTGTGGTCGAAGCAGGGTGGCACTAATGGCGCGTCCTGATGATTGCCCCGGGAAATGCTGGCCCAGGTCTCGACGAAGTGCGCCGCGCTGCGGGCGTCAACGACAGAGTGGTGCAGCGCGAGGCCGAGCACGACGCCGCCGCACCGGAGGCGCGTGACCTGTGCCAGGAGCAGGGCGCACGGCGGGTTGGGCGCCGGCGTGGCGGGCACGAACAGGTCGCGCATCTCGCCGCACGGCACGAACTCGCTCATCAGTTCGTCCAGCGCGTAGTGGTCCGAGCGCGCGGTGACCAAGACCGCGCCCTCGCCCGTGCAGTCGATCTGGAGGCGCCCGGCGGCGTCATCCAACCCGAGACGGCCGGCCAGCGGGTAGAACGCCACCAGAGCCTTGGCCAGGCTGCACTTCACGGCGCCGGCCGCGAAGAAGGCTTCCTCCGGGTCGACGGCGCCGTGGTTCTTCGGACGGTAGAAGTAGACCGTGGGCGTGTAGCCCCTGCGCGCGGCGAGGTCGAGGTTGGAGAGCCAGATGCTGCCCCCCGGCGTCTCCCCCGCCGGGACGACCAGCTCCGTCGCAAGCACCTCCACCTTTGCCATTGTTTCTCTTGCACGTATACGTGCTGGATCGTCCCTGCGGTTGTGTTCGTTCGTACGTACTGCGCCCGTTGTGTGTGTACAGTGTACTTGTGCTTCGCTAGCTGTGTGATCGGTGTTGATTCTGAGAGCTCGACGTAATTGGTTTATATAGGGGCATAGGATAGGGCAAGATTCGCCTTAGCTGTGCAGTAGTAATTAAAggcagtgaagacaggacaggAGAGACCTCTGACCTGAGTTTTGTGAAGTCAAGCGTTTGCTTAACTTTGAGCAAGACCGACTGACCCAAGCTCACATCGTGCTCGTCTTTTACTGACGACCCATCTCCATCTCGTAAGCGCGCATATATACGCCGTTCACTTTGCAAGGCTTCCAGGAaattcctcttcctcttcgcgGGAGGCTATATACTCAAAACATTTTATTTctgaaacaaatgaaaaaacgTACTACTAAGTCAACGATTCAAACCATTAGCACATTTTTAAGAGGAACATTCTACTACTGTTTTAAAATTAAACGAGAAATATAGATTTCCGAGTCGATCAAATTGTACATCGTGAAAGTTGAAGACTTGAAATTGCAGGAAATTTCTAAGATATATATGCAACTACTTAATTTTGGTTAGATATAACCAATGCTCAGGATTGTTCACTTGGATATGAAAATTTCTCAATGGACTGAAAAATCTCTAACCGTTCAATCAACATCGTACGTACGGCACATAAGCATTGCTTGCCTAGGAGGAAAGGGAGACGGAAAAAATGGGGAAAATACAAGCGCAAACCCAACACACGACACAGCACATCTAGCTCTCGCCGCCAGGCCGGCttccgcagcagcagctgcagcctctCGCCGTCACCGGAGAAGGGACATAGCCGGAGCCATGGCGCCGGAGCCCGAAGACGACGTCATGAACGAGAAGAACCGCCGGCCCCTCGACGAGGACGACATCACCCTCCTCAAGACCTTTGTAAGCGCGCCCGGCGGCCCCCGACCCGATCGATCTATCTCGTGCGTTTAGGGTAGAGTTCTCGGCCATTAGTCGGGTTCAACGCTAGGGATTTGGTTTTGTAGGGATGGATTCGATCGTGCTCAgcctagatctagggttttaACTTCAGTCCCCGTGCCGTGTGTTTTCATGGACAAACATATGTTCGAGTTTTTACAATGAGGAATTAGGGTTTACCAAGCGGGGTATAATGATTGGTTAAGTTCTCGTATTCCGCGGTGAAAAGTTCAGTTCCTCCGTGATGTATCATTTGTTGAATTCCGCCACGTCGATTTGGGTGGAATTTCTGATCTTGGATGACTTCTTGTTTAACAGGGGCTCGGACCTTACTCGATCAACAACATCATGAAGGTTGAGAAGGAAATCAAGGAGAAGGCAAAGAAGATGAATGACCTTTTAGGTATATACGTGCACATTTAGATATCTTAACTAGCCCTAAATTTAAGAACTAGGGTCAGGATTTGCACTTATCTAACTTTATTTCCAGACATGATACAATTGCATCATTCCCAATTTCGCAGTAGTTTGGACAGTTCTGTTTGGTTTGTGGTACCTTGTTGCATCAAAGCTCATCTGAACTGTAAGTTTAATGTACTGAACTGCAGGGATAAAGGAGTCTGATACTGGGTTGGCTCCACCAAGCCAGTGGGATCCTGTGTCAGGTAAAAAGATGATGCAGGAGGAGCAACCATTGCAGGTGAGTTAAGCATGATATCTTTTAGCTAGGCACTGTAATGCATATGTTTAGTTAATAGTTATCTTGCGACCTTGCACTTCCACCTCACCTTAATTGTAATGATGAATACAATTCTGTTATGAAGGTCGCTAGTTGTATGAAGATCATAAGTTCCAATACTGATGATGCCAAGTATGTCATCCATACAAAACAAATCGCAAAGGTGCGTCATTATTGTACTATCTTTAGTTGATCATATCTCTTGTTGGTTCAATATTGATTTCATTGTAAGGTTTACTTTGGGGGACATTGCAGTCTGCCCGTTTCTGGGGATAAAGTTTTCCCCATTGATATTGAGGAAGGAATACGATCTGGGTAAGCTTTCTGTTTTCTCTAATGAGTACTGTAGAGTCATTCATTTGGCTGTTCTCAAAATGCTTTTCATATCTGATTATGATTTTTATTCGCAGTCAATTCGTTGGTCATGGGCGGGCAGTGGGCACAAACGAGGAATGA
This is a stretch of genomic DNA from Brachypodium distachyon strain Bd21 chromosome 1, Brachypodium_distachyon_v3.0, whole genome shotgun sequence. It encodes these proteins:
- the LOC100824477 gene encoding 26S proteasome regulatory subunit 7A isoform X1; translated protein: MAPEPEDDVMNEKNRRPLDEDDITLLKTFGLGPYSINNIMKVEKEIKEKAKKMNDLLGIKESDTGLAPPSQWDPVSGKKMMQEEQPLQVASCMKIISSNTDDAKYVIHTKQIAKVYFGGHCSLPVSGDKVFPIDIEEGIRSGQFVGHGRAVGTNEE
- the LOC100824477 gene encoding 26S proteasome regulatory subunit 7A isoform X2 translates to MAPEPEDDVMNEKNRRPLDEDDITLLKTFGLGPYSINNIMKVEKEIKEKAKKMNDLLGIKESDTGLAPPSQWDPVSGKKMMQEEQPLQVASCMKIISSNTDDAKYVIHTKQIAKSARFWG
- the LOC100824165 gene encoding hydroxycinnamoyltransferase 4; translation: MVMTVEVLTSELVVPAEPTPGGSIWLSNLDLAGRRGYTPTVYFFRPNNGSDESTEGFFSPEAMKASLARALVAFYPLAGRLGLDAASGRVQVDCTAEGVVFATARCQDYSLEDLMNEFVPCDAMRDLLVPPTPPPNPPCALLFVQVTRMRCGGAVLGQAMHHSVVDARGAALFFETWAGISRGAKDCLPVPPCFDHTLLAARPAPARAVLYDHPEYKPEPAPVDPVSASAAYASAIITVTKQQVAALRARCVGASTFRAVVALVWQCACRARGLASNAETRLYSMVDMRARLDPPLPAGYFGNAVVRTSVSATVDEIVSSPVVHAARLARAATSQGDDYARSLVDYLEGVDTMNLPRSGISRAHLRAISWMGMSLSDADFGWGAPAFMGPALMYYSGFVYVMNAPGKDGALALVLSLEPDSMPEFRKVFADELARLHL
- the LOC100821365 gene encoding hydroxycinnamoyltransferase 4, translating into MAKVEVLATELVVPAGETPGGSIWLSNLDLAARRGYTPTVYFYRPKNHGAVDPEEAFFAAGAVKCSLAKALVAFYPLAGRLGLDDAAGRLQIDCTGEGAVLVTARSDHYALDELMSEFVPCGEMRDLFVPATPAPNPPCALLLAQVTRLRCGGVVLGLALHHSVVDARSAAHFVETWASISRGNHQDAPLVPPCFDHRLLDARPYPARAVLYDHPEYKPEPAPVDVTPVSASTYASAIITVSKKQVAALRARCAGASTFRAVVALVWQCACRARALAPGAETRLYSMIDMRPRLAPPLPQGYFGNAVVRTSAVVTVDEVVSSPVAYGARRARAATSQGDDYARSLVDYLETVDTMNLPRSGISRAHLRAISWMGMSLSDADFGWGAPAFMGPALMYYSGFVYVMNAPGKDGAVALALSLEPDSMPEFKKTFADELARLEVEV